A region from the Mya arenaria isolate MELC-2E11 chromosome 2, ASM2691426v1 genome encodes:
- the LOC128211267 gene encoding ADP-ribosylation factor-like protein 6-interacting protein 1: MESETNHSLISNDDREETLDPLSQIKNDLEGWREVLLPLNQLLNWEKPIYPGIIIATTSFIFLLIWYFEPSVLTTFSLLGLTLSLIDFLVPLVGPTVLGRSKWTGIQEKQYEQICIRIHNFRYHLSDMTGTMISLKNERPKVYFILVMGLLAVFAWVGSQIDNLLLTYLMLNITLMMPGLRRQKVVQGYLNKVGSIFKTVVLGKSKKK, translated from the exons ATGGAGTCAGAAACGAATCATAGTCTTATTTCTAACGACGATCGGGAG GAGACACTAGACCCTCTGAGTCAGATTAAGAATGATCTTGAAGGATGGCGTGAAGTTTTGCTGCCTCTCAACCAGCTCCTGAATTGGGAAAAGCCCATCTACCCTGGCATCATCATCGCCACCACATCATTTATCTTTCT GTTGATCTGGTACTTTGAGCCATCAGTGTTGACAACGTTCTCTCTGCTGGGCCTCACACTCAGTCTCATTGACTTCCTGGTACCCCTTGTGGGGCCTACAGTTCTAGGAAGAAGCAAGTG GACAGGCATACAGGAGAAGCAATATGAGCAGATCTGTATCCGTATCCACAACTTCCGCTACCATCTCTCTGACATGACAGGCACCATGATTTCCCTGAAGAACGAGAGACCTAAAGTG TATTTCATCCTAGTGATGGGTTTGCTGGCGGTGTTCGCATGGGTTGGCAGTCAAATAGACAATCTGCTTCTTACTTATCTTATGT TGAACATAACGCTGATGATGCCAGGTCTGCGGAGACAGAAGGTTGTACAGGGATACCTGAACAAGGTCGGGTCCATCTTTAAAACCGTCGTCCTCGGAAAATCCAAGAAGAAATAG